The following proteins come from a genomic window of Natronosalvus vescus:
- the lysS gene encoding lysine--tRNA ligase: MHTDGDSSSAGSTDETDGMDDTESPYTLQREREAETDDAFHVFWADEVADRIEARDPEEPIVIKGGISPSGVPHLGNMNEIMRGYYVADVLRERGHEVRQVFTSDDRDPLRKLPRTLCDLEGNLVDLGDVNAGALGRNLGAPYTDIPDPFGCCDSYGDHFSTIIQDSADALEVPIDLVSTTDLYESGDLDPVTEFVLEHRERAAAVLSNYQDKVDADYVPFNPICEECGKVTETVTGVDLEAGTVDYACTDMKAGDQTIGGCGHEGTATFREGKMPWRFEWPGQWQVLGVDFEPFGKDHAEGSWPSGEDIARNVLDIEPPVPMVYEWFTLDGEPFSSSQGNVILVSEVLELLEPDVLRYFFAKDPSKARDFSVERLDLLVDEFDRFEATYFGEVDAGEDEQAFADRVYPLVVDDPSADRIRLPYTFAAVLGMTDDPELREEIARREGHIPEDAPEEAVENALSRVEQARNWARRTENEFDYELKRTTIPDHEFDEATENALDDLAAFVAEGHDGEAIQGEIYESAKRHDLEIGDFFGAGYRLFFDEEQGPKLGPFLAKVDRNFVVDRLRRER, translated from the coding sequence TTCCTCGAGCGCTGGTTCGACGGACGAGACGGACGGGATGGACGACACGGAGAGCCCCTACACCCTCCAACGCGAGCGAGAAGCCGAGACCGACGACGCGTTCCACGTCTTCTGGGCCGACGAGGTCGCCGACCGTATCGAGGCCCGCGACCCCGAGGAACCGATCGTCATCAAGGGCGGCATCTCGCCCTCCGGCGTCCCTCACCTGGGGAACATGAACGAGATCATGCGGGGCTACTACGTCGCCGACGTCCTCCGCGAGCGTGGCCACGAGGTTCGCCAGGTGTTCACCAGCGACGACCGCGACCCGCTCCGAAAGCTCCCGCGCACGCTCTGTGACCTCGAGGGGAACCTCGTCGACCTCGGGGACGTCAACGCGGGCGCGCTGGGTCGAAATCTGGGGGCACCCTACACCGACATCCCCGACCCCTTCGGCTGCTGTGACTCCTACGGCGACCACTTCTCGACGATCATCCAGGACAGCGCCGACGCCCTCGAGGTACCCATCGACCTGGTCTCGACGACTGACCTCTACGAATCGGGCGACCTCGATCCTGTCACCGAGTTCGTGCTCGAGCACCGCGAGCGCGCCGCGGCAGTGCTCTCGAACTACCAGGACAAAGTCGACGCCGACTACGTCCCGTTCAACCCGATCTGCGAAGAGTGCGGAAAGGTGACCGAGACCGTGACCGGCGTCGACCTCGAGGCCGGTACCGTCGACTACGCGTGTACGGACATGAAAGCCGGCGACCAGACGATCGGCGGCTGTGGCCACGAGGGCACCGCGACGTTCCGGGAGGGCAAGATGCCCTGGCGCTTCGAGTGGCCCGGTCAGTGGCAGGTGCTCGGCGTCGACTTCGAACCGTTCGGGAAGGATCACGCCGAGGGCTCCTGGCCCAGCGGCGAGGACATCGCTCGCAACGTACTCGATATCGAACCGCCCGTCCCGATGGTCTACGAGTGGTTCACCCTCGACGGCGAGCCGTTCTCCTCCTCGCAGGGCAACGTTATCCTCGTCTCGGAGGTGCTCGAGTTGCTCGAGCCCGACGTGCTTCGGTACTTCTTCGCGAAGGATCCCTCGAAGGCCCGGGATTTCAGCGTCGAACGCCTCGACCTGCTCGTCGACGAGTTCGACCGGTTCGAGGCGACTTACTTCGGCGAGGTCGATGCCGGCGAGGACGAGCAGGCGTTCGCCGACCGCGTCTACCCCCTTGTGGTCGACGACCCGAGCGCGGATCGAATCCGGCTTCCGTACACGTTCGCTGCCGTCCTGGGGATGACCGACGACCCCGAGCTCCGCGAGGAAATTGCCCGCCGGGAAGGGCATATCCCGGAGGATGCCCCGGAGGAAGCCGTCGAGAACGCCCTTTCCCGCGTCGAACAGGCGCGAAACTGGGCCCGGCGCACCGAAAACGAGTTCGACTACGAACTCAAGCGAACGACGATCCCCGACCACGAGTTCGACGAGGCGACCGAGAACGCCCTCGACGACCTCGCGGCGTTCGTCGCCGAGGGTCACGATGGTGAGGCTATTCAAGGCGAAATTTACGAATCTGCGAAACGTCACGACCTCGAGATCGGGGACTTCTTCGGCGCCGGCTACCGGTTGTTCTTCGACGAAGAGCAGGGGCCGAAGCTGGGCCCGTTCCTCGCGAAGGTCGATCGCAACTTCGTCGTGGATCGGCTTCGACGGGAGCGATAA
- a CDS encoding site-2 protease family protein — translation MQHATSVALLELPISGTLTWILAGIAAYWLAVVLLRQQGLLPDYVNTQGPILTVHTKRGRDFLDWLAGPKRFWRACANLGVGISIVVMASMFVFLLTAAIAAGRAPQPSSVQQPTNVLVIPGVNEFLPLSATPGIVFGLLVGLVVHEGGHGLLCRVEDIDINSMGVAMFALLPIGAFVEPDHESSRKASRGGQTRMFAAGVTFNFVVTIIAFALLFGPVAGAIAVAPGAAIGGVAPGSPADAAGIQPNDRITAVEGQHVESNDDLSDRLEDAGSGTVTVELDDERTVEMQQSLPVTATIDGAPVGLEPGDLILAVDGEPVVTESGFFDAVGESETVTLTVNRDGEETEIADAPIGSAVQISGDGPLADAGAPGGELFVITEFDGERTPSYSHLESLLGSNEPGDEVVVAGYLGGERVSYTVTLGERSERTGGGTVGFYGIQGISGVDVNDGGLELYPAEEYLAILGGDADGSFGHVTDSFLGKIAFVLFLPIVSVVELLPYNFAGFTGGIENFYQAQGPLAGLGDWTVFAVANLLFWTGWINVQLGFFNCIPAFPLDGGHILRTSTEAVLSRLPFDATRGMVRVVTTTVGITMLVSFLFMLFGPQLLAG, via the coding sequence ATGCAGCATGCCACGTCCGTCGCACTGCTCGAGCTCCCAATTTCGGGAACGCTCACGTGGATCCTCGCCGGGATCGCCGCCTACTGGCTCGCGGTTGTCCTCCTCCGTCAGCAAGGGCTCCTCCCCGACTACGTCAACACCCAGGGCCCGATCCTGACCGTCCACACGAAGCGTGGTCGAGACTTCCTGGACTGGCTCGCCGGCCCCAAACGCTTCTGGCGGGCCTGTGCAAACCTCGGCGTCGGTATCTCCATCGTCGTGATGGCCAGCATGTTCGTCTTCTTGCTCACCGCTGCAATCGCCGCTGGACGGGCTCCTCAGCCCTCGAGCGTCCAGCAGCCGACGAACGTCCTGGTCATCCCCGGCGTCAACGAGTTCCTCCCACTGTCGGCGACCCCCGGCATCGTCTTCGGGCTGCTCGTCGGCCTGGTCGTCCACGAGGGCGGCCATGGCCTCCTCTGTCGGGTCGAGGACATCGACATCAACTCGATGGGCGTCGCGATGTTCGCGCTCCTCCCGATCGGCGCGTTCGTCGAGCCCGACCACGAGAGCAGCCGAAAGGCCTCTCGTGGGGGGCAGACCCGGATGTTCGCCGCTGGCGTCACCTTCAACTTTGTGGTGACCATCATCGCCTTCGCGCTCCTTTTCGGCCCCGTTGCTGGCGCGATCGCCGTCGCACCGGGTGCCGCCATCGGCGGCGTCGCCCCCGGCTCACCCGCCGATGCAGCTGGCATCCAGCCGAACGACCGGATTACCGCCGTCGAGGGACAACACGTCGAGTCGAACGACGACCTCTCCGACCGGCTGGAAGACGCCGGGAGCGGCACCGTCACGGTCGAACTCGATGACGAGCGCACGGTAGAGATGCAACAGTCCCTGCCCGTCACGGCGACGATCGACGGGGCACCCGTCGGCCTCGAGCCCGGCGATCTGATTCTCGCCGTCGACGGCGAACCCGTCGTCACCGAGTCCGGCTTCTTCGACGCTGTCGGCGAGTCAGAGACGGTCACCCTGACGGTCAACCGCGACGGCGAAGAGACCGAGATTGCTGACGCCCCGATCGGTAGCGCCGTCCAAATCTCGGGCGACGGGCCGCTCGCCGACGCAGGTGCCCCCGGCGGCGAACTATTCGTCATCACCGAGTTCGACGGCGAGCGAACCCCCTCGTACAGTCACCTCGAGTCCCTCCTCGGCTCGAACGAGCCCGGTGACGAGGTGGTCGTCGCGGGCTACCTCGGTGGCGAACGGGTCAGCTACACCGTCACCCTCGGCGAACGTAGCGAGCGCACCGGCGGCGGAACGGTCGGCTTCTACGGCATCCAGGGCATCTCGGGCGTCGACGTCAACGACGGCGGCCTCGAGCTGTACCCCGCCGAGGAGTACCTGGCAATTCTCGGCGGCGACGCCGACGGCAGCTTCGGCCACGTGACCGACAGCTTCCTCGGCAAGATCGCGTTCGTCCTCTTCTTGCCGATCGTCTCGGTCGTCGAACTCCTCCCGTACAATTTCGCTGGCTTCACCGGCGGTATCGAGAACTTCTACCAGGCACAGGGCCCACTCGCCGGACTGGGCGATTGGACGGTGTTCGCCGTCGCAAACTTGCTGTTCTGGACCGGCTGGATCAACGTCCAGCTCGGCTTCTTCAACTGCATTCCGGCGTTCCCGCTCGACGGCGGGCACATCCTACGGACGAGCACCGAAGCCGTCCTCTCGCGGCTGCCGTTCGATGCGACCCGCGGGATGGTTCGGGTGGTGACGACCACCGTCGGGATCACGATGCTCGTGAGCTTCCTGTTCATGCTGTTCGGCCCGCAGTTGCTCGCGGGCTGA
- a CDS encoding cysteine hydrolase family protein, with amino-acid sequence MAPDFEHVHELEPATTAVVVVDMQNGFCHPDGSLYAPGSESVVDPIVDLVARARVAGAQVVYTRDVHPPEQFEDAHYYDEFERWGEHVLEGSWEAELVAELDVREDDLVVEKHTYDAFYQTQLEGWLNARGITDLLLCGTLANVCVLHTGGSASLRDFRPILLEDCIGALEDDHHEYALEHAYWLFGEVAPSDAIEFR; translated from the coding sequence ATGGCACCCGATTTCGAACACGTACACGAACTCGAGCCGGCGACCACCGCCGTCGTGGTCGTCGACATGCAAAACGGCTTCTGTCACCCTGACGGCTCGCTGTACGCACCGGGGAGCGAATCTGTCGTCGACCCCATCGTCGACCTCGTCGCTCGAGCGCGGGTGGCGGGCGCGCAGGTGGTCTACACGCGTGACGTCCACCCGCCGGAACAGTTCGAGGACGCCCACTACTACGACGAGTTCGAGCGCTGGGGTGAGCACGTCCTCGAGGGCTCCTGGGAGGCCGAACTCGTCGCGGAACTCGACGTGCGCGAGGACGACCTCGTCGTCGAGAAACACACCTACGACGCGTTTTACCAGACCCAACTCGAGGGCTGGCTGAACGCCCGGGGAATCACCGATCTCCTCCTCTGTGGAACGCTCGCGAACGTCTGCGTCCTCCACACCGGTGGTAGCGCTAGCCTTCGTGACTTCCGCCCAATTCTGCTCGAGGACTGCATCGGCGCGCTCGAGGACGACCACCACGAGTATGCCCTCGAACACGCCTACTGGTTGTTCGGCGAGGTGGCGCCGAGCGACGCGATCGAGTTTCGGTGA
- the gpmI gene encoding 2,3-bisphosphoglycerate-independent phosphoglycerate mutase, protein MDAALIILDGWGLGSEDGGRNAVEAAHTPVVDRLTATCPSGCLEVAGRRVGLPDGQMGNSEVGHLNIGAGRVVLQEYTRIADAVADGSFRENDAINAAFDYALAHDGRVHFLGLVSDGGVHADQEHLHALIGMAADREVEAVTHVITDGRDTSPHGGERYLETLEAVVEEAGTGDVATVTGRYYAMDRDQNWERTKRAYDAIVNREADYEAESAVDAVIESYERGETDEFVEPTLVEDGLTLEDGDAVVWFNFRSDRARQLTRLLADIRPEWEFESHPPESKVVMLTEYDKTFDLPVAFPPHQPTQVLGEVLADAGKTQLRIAESEKYAHVTYFLNGGREVEFQGEIREIVASPDVPTYDLQPEMSAPAVTDTAIEHIERDDPDVLVLNYANPDMVGHTGDYRAAVEAVEAVDTQLGRLLETLADHGAHVFVTADHGNADDMGSEEEPHTAHTYNDVPFVYVDPTAGEVGSDWAVREGGTLADIAPTMLECIDLRQPPEMTGESLLE, encoded by the coding sequence ATGGACGCGGCACTCATCATCCTCGACGGCTGGGGCCTGGGCAGCGAGGACGGCGGTCGGAACGCGGTCGAGGCGGCGCACACACCCGTCGTCGACCGGCTGACCGCTACCTGCCCGTCGGGATGCCTCGAGGTCGCCGGCCGCCGGGTCGGCCTGCCGGACGGACAGATGGGAAACAGCGAGGTCGGTCACCTCAACATCGGCGCTGGCCGGGTGGTCTTACAGGAGTACACCCGGATCGCCGACGCCGTCGCCGACGGCAGCTTTCGGGAGAACGACGCCATCAACGCCGCGTTCGACTACGCGCTCGCTCACGACGGACGGGTTCACTTCCTCGGTCTCGTCAGCGACGGCGGCGTCCACGCCGACCAGGAGCACCTCCACGCGCTGATCGGCATGGCTGCCGACCGGGAGGTCGAGGCCGTCACCCACGTGATCACCGACGGTCGGGACACCTCGCCCCACGGCGGGGAGCGCTACCTCGAGACCCTCGAGGCGGTGGTCGAGGAAGCCGGGACGGGCGACGTTGCGACAGTCACCGGCCGGTACTACGCGATGGATCGCGACCAGAACTGGGAGCGAACGAAACGGGCCTACGACGCCATCGTGAATCGGGAGGCCGACTACGAAGCCGAGTCGGCGGTCGATGCCGTGATTGAGTCATACGAGCGCGGCGAGACGGACGAGTTCGTCGAACCGACGCTCGTCGAGGATGGACTGACACTCGAGGACGGTGATGCGGTCGTCTGGTTCAACTTCCGCTCCGACCGGGCGCGTCAGTTGACCCGCCTGCTCGCCGATATTCGCCCCGAGTGGGAGTTCGAGTCGCACCCACCGGAGAGCAAGGTCGTCATGCTCACCGAGTACGACAAGACGTTCGACCTGCCGGTGGCGTTCCCGCCCCACCAGCCCACGCAGGTGCTGGGCGAGGTGCTCGCCGACGCCGGGAAAACCCAGTTGCGGATTGCCGAATCCGAGAAGTACGCCCACGTTACCTACTTCCTCAACGGCGGCCGGGAGGTCGAGTTCCAGGGCGAGATCCGGGAGATCGTCGCCAGCCCCGACGTCCCGACCTACGACCTGCAACCGGAGATGAGCGCCCCCGCGGTCACCGATACCGCTATCGAACACATCGAACGCGACGATCCCGACGTCCTGGTACTCAACTACGCCAACCCCGACATGGTCGGTCACACCGGCGACTACCGCGCAGCTGTCGAGGCCGTTGAGGCCGTCGACACCCAACTCGGCCGCCTGCTCGAGACGCTCGCGGATCACGGTGCCCACGTGTTCGTCACCGCCGATCACGGCAACGCCGATGATATGGGCAGCGAGGAGGAGCCCCACACTGCCCACACCTACAACGACGTCCCGTTCGTCTACGTCGATCCGACGGCCGGCGAGGTGGGGAGCGACTGGGCCGTCCGCGAGGGCGGGACGCTCGCCGACATCGCCCCCACGATGCTCGAGTGTATCGACCTCCGACAGCCGCCGGAGATGACTGGCGAATCGTTGCTCGAGTAG
- the tatA gene encoding twin-arginine translocase TatA/TatE family subunit: MVAEIAPLVIPGVPGGPELLIILFIAILLFGANKIPKLARSTGEAMGEFKKGQEKVEKELEEMRETGNYDEEEDEFVDTEPVTDDDEFDTETETETETETETN; the protein is encoded by the coding sequence ATGGTAGCCGAAATCGCACCGCTTGTCATCCCCGGCGTTCCCGGGGGTCCGGAACTCCTGATCATCCTCTTCATCGCCATTTTGCTCTTTGGGGCGAACAAGATCCCCAAGTTGGCTCGGTCGACAGGGGAGGCCATGGGCGAGTTCAAGAAGGGGCAGGAGAAAGTTGAAAAGGAACTCGAAGAAATGCGCGAGACTGGAAACTACGACGAGGAGGAAGACGAGTTCGTCGACACCGAGCCGGTCACGGACGACGATGAGTTCGATACCGAGACGGAGACAGAGACGGAAACCGAAACGGAAACGAACTAG
- a CDS encoding redoxin domain-containing protein, translated as MVDVGDIAPEISAPVATGDVESFTLTDRLEEEASIVLAFFPAAFTSTCATELSTFEDRLGRFDDLEATVYGVSVDSPFALNEFRSQQGLSFDLISDFEKELIDAYDVRTDFATIDVYGLAKRAVFVVDADGVVTYTWVSDDAGVEPDYDAVEEAVVKA; from the coding sequence ATGGTCGACGTCGGCGACATTGCTCCCGAGATCTCGGCACCGGTCGCAACCGGAGATGTCGAATCGTTCACACTCACCGATCGCCTCGAGGAAGAGGCATCGATCGTCCTCGCCTTCTTCCCGGCGGCGTTCACGAGCACTTGCGCCACTGAACTGTCCACGTTCGAGGATCGATTGGGCCGATTCGACGACCTCGAGGCGACAGTGTATGGCGTCAGCGTCGATTCCCCGTTCGCGCTCAACGAGTTCCGATCCCAGCAGGGACTCTCGTTCGATCTGATCAGCGACTTCGAGAAGGAGCTCATTGACGCCTACGACGTCCGGACTGATTTCGCCACCATCGACGTGTACGGTCTAGCCAAACGAGCCGTGTTCGTCGTCGATGCCGATGGTGTGGTGACGTACACATGGGTCAGCGACGATGCGGGCGTTGAACCGGACTACGACGCGGTCGAGGAAGCCGTTGTGAAGGCTTGA
- a CDS encoding HD domain-containing protein, with protein sequence MEQSDPLDSTSGDSGDGRRVYDPDEEHHFPDEKLNTVLEFIEEDTEIQTYLEAQNINAVDRKRYNDHGAKHIEIVRNRALCLYDLLKAGDVDFNGARQQGLEEADESVIVALAATLHDVGHIVHRSEHAYYSIPLAADILDRVLPEFYDVADSVRVKGEVLHAILCHHTAETPLTTEAGVIRVADALDMERGRSRIPYEQGGRGINTLSSQAISRVSLHEGEATPVMVEIAMTNAAGVYQVDNLLKAKLKGSGLEDEIRIVAVNTNENREQLVERIEL encoded by the coding sequence ATGGAACAGAGCGACCCCCTCGATAGCACCAGCGGTGACAGCGGTGACGGTCGTCGGGTGTACGATCCCGACGAGGAGCACCACTTCCCTGATGAGAAACTGAACACGGTTCTCGAGTTCATCGAGGAAGATACGGAAATTCAGACCTATCTCGAGGCGCAGAACATCAACGCCGTCGACCGCAAGCGGTACAACGATCACGGCGCGAAACACATCGAAATCGTCCGCAACCGGGCGCTCTGTCTCTACGATCTGCTCAAAGCTGGCGACGTCGATTTCAACGGCGCCCGCCAGCAGGGTCTCGAGGAGGCCGACGAGTCGGTAATCGTCGCCCTCGCGGCGACCCTCCACGACGTGGGCCACATCGTCCACCGCAGCGAGCACGCGTACTACTCGATTCCACTGGCTGCGGACATCCTCGATCGTGTGCTCCCTGAGTTTTACGACGTCGCCGATAGCGTCCGGGTGAAAGGCGAAGTCCTCCACGCAATTCTCTGTCACCACACCGCCGAAACGCCCCTGACGACCGAAGCGGGCGTTATCCGGGTTGCCGACGCCCTCGACATGGAGCGTGGTCGCTCGCGCATCCCCTACGAGCAGGGCGGACGTGGGATCAACACGCTCTCGAGCCAGGCGATCAGTCGCGTCTCCCTCCACGAGGGCGAAGCGACTCCCGTGATGGTCGAAATCGCGATGACGAACGCCGCCGGCGTCTATCAGGTCGACAACCTGTTGAAAGCGAAGCTCAAGGGATCGGGTCTCGAGGACGAGATCCGAATCGTCGCGGTCAACACGAACGAGAACCGGGAGCAACTCGTCGAGCGGATCGAGCTGTGA
- a CDS encoding helix-turn-helix domain-containing protein yields MQTTVRQTNLTVPTDLESSQAKLLYLSLAVCDDATVDDLCTDLNVDKGSALSILGTLRERGYVERADGQYRVVQTAR; encoded by the coding sequence ATGCAAACCACCGTTCGACAGACGAACCTGACAGTGCCGACCGATCTCGAGTCATCACAGGCGAAGCTCCTCTATCTCTCGCTCGCCGTCTGTGACGACGCGACGGTCGACGACCTCTGTACGGATCTCAACGTCGACAAGGGATCGGCACTCTCGATTCTCGGAACGCTGCGCGAGCGCGGTTACGTCGAGCGCGCCGACGGGCAGTACCGGGTCGTCCAGACCGCACGATAG
- a CDS encoding XapX domain-containing protein — MAIKLVVLALLTGFLAGAVFAFVEVPIPAPPELPGIMGIVGIYLGYKAVQAAGVSVDLLEAVGL, encoded by the coding sequence ATGGCAATCAAACTCGTAGTTCTCGCGCTCCTGACCGGCTTTCTCGCCGGTGCAGTGTTTGCGTTCGTGGAGGTTCCGATCCCGGCCCCGCCGGAACTCCCCGGCATCATGGGTATCGTCGGCATCTACCTCGGCTACAAAGCCGTGCAGGCAGCTGGCGTCTCGGTCGACTTGCTCGAGGCCGTCGGTCTGTAG
- the katG gene encoding catalase/peroxidase HPI, which translates to MTGSSQNWWPNKLNLKILDQNARPVDPMGEEFDYAEAFQTLDLEEVKADIREVLTTSQDWWPADYGHYGPLMIRMAWHSAGTYRTSDGRGGASGGRQRLAPLNSWPDNVNLDKARRVLWPVKQKYGHKLSWADLMVLAGNVSLESMGFETYGFAGGREDDFEPDEAVDWGPEEEWLGSDRHDEEGNLEGNLAADHMGLIYVNPEGPQGEPDPEESAKYIRQSFGRMAMNDEETVALIAGGHTFGKVHGAGDGDEHLGPDPEEAPIEQQGLGWESDYGSGKGADTITSGIEGPWNATPIEWDTGYIDNLLDFTWWPEKGPGGAWQWTTQNGELDGAAPGVEDPSEKEDVMMLTTDVALKRDPDYREILERFQDNPDEFQEAFAKAWYKLTHRDMGPAERFHGPEVPDEEFLWQDPIPDVDHELIGEEEITELKERLLGSELTVSQLVKTAWASASTYRDSDKRGGPNGARIRLEPQRNWEANEPEQLESVLSTLEAIQEDFNGSRSNDVRVSLADLIVLGGCAAVEKAASDAGYDVEVPFEPGRTDATQAQTDVESFEWLEPDADGFRNYLGDGDHDRSQEELLVDKADLLTLTADEMSVLVGGLRVLNANYQDSDLGVFTDRPETLTNDFFQTLLTMDYEWEPVSESEEIFELRDRETGEVEWKASRVDLLFGSNARLRAISEVYGADDAEEKFVRDFVDTWNKVMHLDRFDLE; encoded by the coding sequence ATGACTGGGTCAAGCCAAAACTGGTGGCCGAATAAGTTGAACCTGAAGATCCTCGATCAGAACGCCCGTCCCGTCGATCCGATGGGAGAGGAGTTCGATTACGCCGAGGCGTTCCAGACACTCGACCTCGAGGAAGTGAAGGCAGACATCAGGGAGGTACTGACGACGTCCCAGGACTGGTGGCCGGCCGACTACGGCCACTACGGGCCGCTCATGATCCGAATGGCGTGGCACAGCGCGGGCACCTACCGCACCAGCGATGGCCGCGGCGGCGCGTCCGGTGGCAGACAACGCCTCGCCCCCCTCAACAGCTGGCCCGACAACGTGAACCTCGACAAGGCACGCCGGGTACTCTGGCCGGTCAAACAGAAGTACGGCCACAAACTCTCGTGGGCGGATCTGATGGTGCTGGCCGGGAACGTCTCACTCGAGTCAATGGGATTCGAGACGTACGGCTTCGCCGGCGGACGCGAGGACGACTTCGAACCAGACGAGGCCGTCGACTGGGGGCCCGAAGAGGAGTGGCTCGGAAGCGACCGTCACGACGAAGAGGGCAACCTCGAGGGCAATCTAGCCGCCGACCACATGGGTCTCATTTACGTGAACCCCGAGGGGCCCCAGGGCGAGCCGGATCCGGAAGAGTCGGCGAAATACATTCGACAGTCGTTCGGTCGCATGGCGATGAACGACGAGGAAACGGTCGCACTCATCGCTGGCGGCCACACGTTCGGGAAAGTTCACGGCGCAGGCGACGGTGACGAGCACCTCGGCCCTGATCCCGAAGAAGCACCCATCGAGCAGCAGGGTCTCGGCTGGGAGAGCGACTACGGCTCCGGAAAGGGCGCGGACACGATCACCAGCGGAATCGAAGGGCCGTGGAACGCCACGCCGATTGAGTGGGACACGGGCTACATCGACAACCTGCTCGACTTCACGTGGTGGCCCGAGAAGGGCCCCGGTGGTGCGTGGCAGTGGACTACCCAGAACGGCGAACTCGACGGCGCCGCACCGGGTGTCGAAGATCCGTCCGAGAAAGAAGACGTGATGATGTTGACGACGGACGTCGCACTCAAGCGGGATCCCGACTACCGCGAGATTCTCGAGCGATTCCAGGACAACCCGGACGAGTTCCAGGAGGCATTCGCGAAGGCCTGGTACAAGCTGACCCACCGCGACATGGGCCCGGCGGAACGGTTCCACGGCCCGGAAGTTCCCGACGAGGAGTTCCTCTGGCAGGATCCCATCCCCGACGTCGACCACGAACTGATCGGCGAGGAGGAGATCACCGAACTCAAAGAGCGCCTCCTCGGGTCGGAACTAACCGTCTCCCAGCTGGTCAAGACTGCCTGGGCGTCGGCGTCGACCTACCGCGACAGCGACAAGCGCGGTGGCCCGAACGGGGCCCGCATTCGACTCGAGCCCCAGCGGAACTGGGAGGCGAACGAGCCCGAACAGCTCGAGTCGGTGCTTTCGACCCTCGAAGCGATCCAGGAGGACTTCAACGGCTCGCGATCCAACGACGTCAGGGTCTCGCTCGCCGACCTGATCGTGCTCGGCGGCTGTGCCGCCGTCGAGAAGGCCGCGAGCGATGCCGGCTACGACGTCGAGGTGCCGTTTGAACCGGGTCGTACCGACGCGACGCAGGCACAAACCGACGTCGAGTCCTTCGAGTGGCTCGAGCCGGACGCCGACGGGTTCCGCAACTACCTCGGTGACGGGGATCACGACCGTTCACAGGAGGAGTTGCTGGTGGACAAAGCCGACCTCCTGACGCTGACGGCCGACGAGATGAGCGTGCTGGTCGGCGGCCTGCGCGTACTGAACGCGAACTACCAGGACTCCGACCTCGGCGTCTTCACCGACCGACCGGAGACGCTGACCAACGACTTCTTCCAGACCCTGCTCACCATGGACTACGAGTGGGAGCCGGTTTCGGAGTCCGAAGAGATCTTCGAACTGCGCGACCGCGAAACAGGCGAGGTCGAGTGGAAGGCCTCCCGCGTGGATCTCCTCTTCGGTTCGAACGCCCGGCTTCGCGCCATCTCAGAAGTCTACGGTGCCGACGACGCCGAGGAGAAGTTCGTCCGTGACTTCGTCGATACGTGGAACAAGGTGATGCACCTCGACCGCTTCGACCTCGAGTAG
- a CDS encoding winged helix-turn-helix transcriptional regulator, giving the protein MGLTAREARDLRESLSSKQRKRLETTVEDLLSLFGKAHAIAILSEFAFVDGPLRFSELESSLDIAANTLSVRLQELTEAGLLVRQEYNEVPPRVQYEPTPKAEQLFPAFRHFHVWAINYELDDVDVH; this is encoded by the coding sequence TTGGGACTGACCGCCAGGGAGGCGCGTGACCTGCGTGAATCGCTGTCGTCCAAGCAACGAAAGCGGCTCGAGACAACGGTCGAAGATCTGCTGTCACTGTTCGGGAAAGCTCATGCGATCGCGATTCTGTCGGAGTTCGCGTTTGTCGACGGCCCACTACGGTTCTCTGAACTGGAATCTTCACTCGACATCGCTGCGAATACGCTTTCAGTTCGGTTGCAGGAACTGACTGAGGCTGGTTTACTCGTTCGCCAGGAATACAACGAAGTTCCGCCACGGGTTCAGTACGAACCGACACCGAAAGCTGAGCAACTATTCCCCGCCTTCCGTCATTTCCACGTCTGGGCGATCAATTACGAACTCGACGACGTAGATGTGCACTGA